A window of Ictidomys tridecemlineatus isolate mIctTri1 chromosome 1, mIctTri1.hap1, whole genome shotgun sequence contains these coding sequences:
- the Lrrtm2 gene encoding leucine-rich repeat transmembrane neuronal protein 2 — MGLHFKWPLGAPMLAAIYAMSMVLKMLPALGMACPPKCRCEKLLFYCDSQGFHSVPNATDKGSLGLSLRHNHITELERDQFASFSQLTWLHLDHNQISTVKEDAFQGLYKLKELILSSNKIFYLPNTTFTQLINLQNLDLSFNQLSSLHPELFYGLRKLQTLHLRSNSLRTIPVRLFWDCRSLEFLDLSTNRLRSLARNGFAGLIKLRELHLEHNQLTKINFAHFLRLSSLHTLFLQWNKISNLTCGMEWTWSTLEKLDLTGNEIKAIDFTVFETMPNLKILLMDNNKLNSLDSKILGSLRSLTIVGLSGNLWECSTRICALASWLGSFQGRWEHSILCHSPDHTQGEDILDAVHGFQLCWNLSTTVTAMATTYRDPTTEYTKRISSSSYHVGDKEIPTTAGIAVTTEEHFPEPDNAIFTQRVITGTMALLFSFFFIIFIVFISRKCCPPTLRRIRQCSMIQNHRQLRSQTRLHMSNMSDQGPYNEYEPTHEGPFIIINGYGQCKCQQLPYKECEV, encoded by the exons ATGG GCTTACATTTCAAGTGGCCATTAGGGGCCCCTATGCTGGCAGCAATATATGCAATGAGTATGGTTTTAAAAATGCTGCCTGCCCTGGGTATGGCGTGTCCACCCAAATGCCGCTGCGAGAAGCTGCTATTCTACTGCGACTCTCAGGGCTTCCACTCAGTGCCAAACGCCACAGACAAGGGTTCTCTGGGCCTGTCCCTGAGGCACAATCACATCACAGAGCTCGAAAGAGATCAATTTGCCAGCTTCAGTCAACTTACCTGGCTCCACTTAGATCACAATCAAATCTCAACAGTAAAAGAAGATGCTTTCCAAGGACTATATAAACTTAAGGAATTAATCTTAAGttccaacaaaatattttacttgcCAAATACAACTTTTACCCAACTGATTAACCTGCAAAATTTGGACCTGTCTTTTAATCAGCTGTCATCTCTGCACCCAGAGCTCTTCTATGGCCTTCGGAAGCTGCAGACCTTGCATTTACGTTCCAACTCCCTGCGGACTATCCCAGTACGCCTGTTCTGGGACTGTCGTAGTCTGGAGTTTCTGGATCTGAGCACAAACCGTTTGCGAAGTTTGGCTCGAAATGGATTTGCAGGATTAATCAAACTGAGAGAACTTCACCTAGAGCACAACCAGCTGACGAAGATTAATTTTGCTCATTTCCTCCGGCTAAGCAGTCTGCACACGCTCTTCTTACAATGGAACAAAATTAGCAACTTGACGTGTGGGATGGAGTGGACCTGGAGCACTTTAGAAAAGCTAGACCTGACTGGAAATGAAATCAAAGCCATCGACTTCACAGTGTTTGAAACGATGCCTAATCTTAAAATACTCCTCATGGATAACAACAAGTTAAACAGTCTTGATTCCAAGATCTTAGGCTCCTTGAGATCCCTCACAATTGTTGGCCTCTCTGGCAATCTGTGGGAATGCAGTACCCGAATATGTGCCCTGGCCTCTTGGCTGGGCAGTTTCCAAGGTCGGTGGGAGCACTCCATCCTATGCCACAGCCCTGACCACACCCAAGGAGAGGATATTCTAGATGCAGTCCATGGATTTCAGCTCTGCTGGAACTTATCAACCACTGTCACTGCCATGGCTACAACTTATAGAGATCCAACCACTGAATATACAAAAAGAATAAGCTCATCAAGTTACCATGTGGGAGACAAAGAAATTCCAACTACTGCAGGCATAGCAGTTACTACAGAGGAACACTTTCCTGAACCAGACAATGCCATCTTTACTCAGCGGGTAATTACAGGAACAAtggctttattgttttctttcttttttattatttttatagtgttCATCTCTAGGAAGTGCTGCCCTCCCACTTTAAGAAGAATCAGGCAGTGCTCAATGATTCAGAACCATAGGCAGCTCCGATCCCAAACACGACTCCATATGTCAAACATGTCAGACCAAGGACCGTATAATGAGTATGAACCCACCCATGAAGGACCCTTCATCATCATTAATGGTTATGGACAGTGCAAGTGTCAGCAGCTGCCATACAAAGAATGTGAAGTATAA